From the Streptomyces syringium genome, one window contains:
- a CDS encoding family 2 encapsulin nanocompartment cargo protein terpene cyclase, producing the protein MSDPFRLPSFYMPYPARLNPHLESARKHSKAWARDMNMIEGSGIWEESDFDSHDYALLCAYTHPDASAAELSLVTDWYVWVFFFDDHFLDIFKRSRDMAGAKAYLDRLPAFMPVDPVDTPATPTNQVEAGLAELWARTVPAMSRDWRRRFHESTRHLLEESLWELANINEGRVSNPVEYIEMRRKVGGAPWSANLVEHAVGAEVPAAVAASRPMRVLKDTFADGVHLRNDLFSYQRETQSEGELANAVLVLEKFLGCDTQEAADAVNDLLTARLQQFEHTALHEVAPLLREQGLDPAAHADVFAYVKGLQDWQSGGHEWHMRSSRYMNGASGDAHANAPAPLATATLLAGPSGLGTSAARAVVSLAVSVPARLRSYAHVPFQQVGPLPHPDFAMPYTTRLSPHLDAARRHNVEWSHGVGILDAVPGIPGSGIWDEEKLKDIDLPLCAAGIHPDATPGALDLTSDWLTWGTYADDYYPVVFGRTPDMEAAKACHERLLLFMPLDLASAPAPLNPLERGLADLWPRTAGPMDTDDRRAFQDAVRVMLESWLWELSNQKQNRIPEPVDYIEMRRQTFGSDLTMSLSRIGHGHTVPPEVYRSRPVKAMENAAQDYACLMNDVFSYQKEIQFEGELHNAVLVVRNFFNCGTEEALGIVSDLMTARMREFQYIVAVQLPAMFDDFDLSEEARATLTGYAEELEHWLSGILTWHQGCRRYAEVDLLRHNAPPAAAWGVPTGLGTSAARITTPFRPPTAMAVAGG; encoded by the coding sequence ATGTCCGATCCCTTCCGGCTCCCCTCCTTCTACATGCCGTATCCGGCCCGCCTGAACCCTCATCTGGAGAGTGCCCGCAAGCACTCCAAGGCGTGGGCCCGAGACATGAACATGATCGAGGGATCCGGCATCTGGGAGGAGTCGGACTTCGACTCGCACGACTACGCCCTGCTCTGCGCGTACACCCATCCGGACGCCTCGGCGGCGGAGCTGTCCCTGGTCACCGACTGGTACGTCTGGGTGTTCTTCTTCGACGACCACTTCCTGGACATCTTCAAGCGCAGCCGGGACATGGCCGGCGCGAAGGCCTATCTCGACCGGCTGCCCGCCTTCATGCCCGTCGACCCGGTGGACACGCCCGCGACACCGACCAACCAGGTCGAGGCCGGACTCGCGGAGCTGTGGGCCCGCACGGTCCCGGCGATGTCCCGGGACTGGCGCCGTCGCTTCCACGAGAGCACCCGGCATCTGCTGGAGGAGTCCCTCTGGGAGCTCGCCAACATCAATGAGGGCCGGGTGTCCAACCCCGTCGAGTACATCGAGATGCGCCGCAAGGTGGGCGGCGCCCCCTGGTCCGCCAATCTCGTCGAGCACGCGGTCGGCGCCGAGGTGCCCGCCGCGGTCGCGGCGAGCCGGCCGATGCGGGTCCTCAAGGACACCTTCGCCGACGGGGTGCACCTGCGCAACGACCTCTTCTCCTACCAGCGCGAGACCCAGAGCGAGGGCGAGCTGGCCAACGCGGTGCTGGTGCTGGAGAAGTTCCTGGGCTGCGACACCCAGGAGGCGGCGGACGCCGTCAACGACCTCCTCACCGCACGCCTGCAGCAGTTCGAGCACACCGCGCTGCATGAGGTGGCGCCGCTCCTGCGGGAGCAAGGACTCGACCCGGCGGCGCACGCCGATGTCTTCGCCTACGTCAAGGGGCTCCAGGACTGGCAGTCCGGCGGGCACGAGTGGCACATGCGCTCCAGCCGGTACATGAACGGCGCCTCGGGCGACGCCCACGCGAACGCCCCCGCTCCCCTGGCCACCGCGACCCTCCTGGCAGGCCCCTCCGGCCTCGGCACATCGGCGGCGCGGGCCGTGGTCTCGCTGGCGGTCTCGGTCCCCGCGAGGCTGAGGAGCTACGCCCACGTCCCCTTCCAGCAGGTCGGCCCGCTGCCGCACCCCGACTTCGCCATGCCCTACACGACCCGGCTGAGCCCGCATCTGGACGCCGCCCGCCGGCACAACGTCGAGTGGAGCCATGGTGTGGGAATCCTGGACGCCGTCCCCGGTATCCCCGGGTCCGGCATCTGGGACGAGGAGAAACTCAAGGACATCGACCTCCCCCTGTGCGCCGCCGGCATCCACCCCGACGCGACCCCCGGAGCTCTGGATCTGACGTCGGACTGGCTCACCTGGGGCACCTACGCCGACGACTACTACCCGGTGGTCTTCGGCCGCACCCCGGACATGGAAGCCGCGAAGGCGTGCCACGAACGGCTGCTGCTGTTCATGCCCTTGGACCTCGCGTCGGCGCCGGCCCCGCTGAACCCGCTGGAGCGCGGCCTCGCCGATCTGTGGCCGCGCACGGCGGGCCCGATGGACACCGACGACCGCCGCGCCTTCCAGGACGCCGTCCGGGTCATGCTGGAGAGCTGGCTGTGGGAGCTGTCCAACCAGAAGCAGAACCGCATCCCCGAGCCCGTCGACTACATCGAGATGCGCCGCCAGACCTTCGGCTCGGACCTCACCATGAGCCTGTCCCGGATCGGCCACGGACACACCGTGCCGCCGGAGGTCTACCGGTCACGGCCCGTCAAGGCGATGGAGAACGCGGCGCAGGACTACGCCTGCCTGATGAACGACGTCTTCTCGTACCAGAAGGAGATCCAGTTCGAGGGCGAGCTCCACAACGCGGTTCTCGTGGTGCGGAACTTCTTCAACTGCGGGACCGAGGAGGCACTCGGCATCGTCAGTGATCTGATGACCGCCCGGATGCGCGAGTTCCAGTACATCGTCGCCGTCCAGCTGCCCGCGATGTTCGACGACTTCGACCTGAGCGAGGAGGCCCGCGCGACCCTCACGGGCTATGCCGAGGAGCTCGAGCACTGGCTGTCCGGCATCCTCACCTGGCACCAGGGCTGCCGCCGGTACGCCGAGGTCGACCTGCTCCGCCACAACGCCCCGCCGGCGGCGGCGTGGGGCGTCCCCACGGGCCTCGGCACCTCGGCCGCCAGGATCACGACGCCGTTCCGCCCGCCCACGGCCATGGCGGTGGCCGGGGGCTGA
- a CDS encoding GNAT family N-acetyltransferase, with protein sequence MQKSLYGTAVVLRPATPADIPALAAIRAKPEVYARWRGGEDLAAAVAEDLAYPGDHSLVIEYDDEVAGAIQWSAETDPDYRHANIDLYVDPAVHGRGVGSDAVRTLVRHLINDHGHHRVVIDPAADNAAAIRCYGKVGFRPVGIMRRYERGPDGTWHDALLMDLLAEELTDDTRPGGEGRAASSGT encoded by the coding sequence ATGCAGAAGAGTCTGTACGGAACCGCTGTCGTGTTGCGCCCGGCGACGCCGGCCGACATTCCCGCGCTCGCCGCCATCCGTGCGAAGCCCGAGGTGTACGCGCGTTGGCGCGGCGGCGAGGACTTGGCGGCCGCGGTGGCCGAGGATCTCGCCTACCCCGGCGACCACAGCCTGGTGATCGAGTACGACGACGAGGTGGCCGGTGCCATCCAGTGGTCCGCCGAGACCGATCCGGACTACCGTCACGCGAACATCGACCTCTATGTGGACCCGGCGGTGCACGGCCGGGGTGTCGGGAGCGACGCCGTGCGCACCCTCGTCCGGCATCTGATCAACGATCACGGCCATCACCGGGTGGTGATCGACCCGGCGGCCGACAACGCCGCGGCCATCCGCTGCTACGGCAAGGTGGGCTTCCGTCCGGTCGGCATCATGCGCCGCTACGAGCGGGGGCCGGACGGCACCTGGCACGACGCCCTGCTGATGGATCTGCTCGCCGAGGAACTGACCGACGACACCCGGCCCGGTGGCGAGGGCCGCGCCGCCTCCTCGGGGACCTGA
- a CDS encoding CBS domain-containing protein, with translation MTTAKEIMHEGAQWIPRTETLDRAAQLMRRLDVGALPVSDENDRLCGIVTDRDIVVKCVAAGHDPSHITAGDLVEGTPRWIDANADVSEVLEEMESHRIRRLPVIENKRLVGMISEADLARHLSDDQIAAFAEKVYAVR, from the coding sequence ATGACCACTGCCAAGGAAATCATGCACGAGGGCGCGCAGTGGATCCCCCGTACGGAGACGCTGGACCGCGCCGCCCAGCTGATGCGACGGCTGGATGTGGGCGCCCTGCCGGTCAGCGACGAGAACGACCGACTGTGCGGAATCGTCACCGACCGTGACATCGTCGTGAAGTGTGTCGCCGCCGGTCACGATCCGTCCCACATCACCGCCGGCGACCTGGTCGAGGGCACCCCGCGCTGGATAGACGCGAACGCCGATGTCTCCGAGGTGCTGGAGGAGATGGAGAGCCACCGCATCCGCCGGCTGCCGGTCATCGAGAACAAGCGCCTCGTGGGCATGATCAGCGAGGCGGACCTGGCCCGGCACCTCTCCGACGACCAGATCGCCGCGTTCGCCGAAAAGGTCTACGCGGTGCGGTAG
- a CDS encoding TIGR04222 domain-containing membrane protein: protein MIIALTVALIALAISSAWLLRLRLTARGPRVPLTTGCEPGLLEIAYLKGWEGGVADTVIARMYAEERISVDSAGKVKVISPIARDSFERAVLKECATDWSSDLRAVRDVLTGCRGMRTLEGSLEKQGLLMPVQAHGTWRWAAGIHVVWLVIAGILALASAFTADSALARFVPPTLVALGIVLRVLCRPRVGRFTDHGARMDDYLWVGCPWVEQQPDRHPAGIAGVVAAWGPGLLRGPHEEFGKQLEKAGEWRPYKPSSSRSSGSGGSSSSTGYGCSTGCSGSSCSSSSCSSSSCGGSSCS, encoded by the coding sequence ATGATCATCGCCCTGACCGTGGCCCTGATCGCGCTCGCCATCTCCTCGGCCTGGCTTCTGCGCCTCCGCCTCACGGCCCGTGGCCCCCGTGTCCCGCTGACGACCGGGTGCGAACCGGGTCTGCTGGAGATCGCCTACTTGAAGGGGTGGGAGGGGGGCGTGGCCGATACCGTGATCGCCCGGATGTACGCCGAGGAACGCATCTCCGTGGACTCCGCCGGCAAGGTCAAAGTGATCAGCCCGATCGCCCGGGACTCCTTCGAGCGGGCCGTGTTGAAGGAATGCGCCACCGACTGGAGCAGCGACCTGCGCGCGGTGCGGGACGTGCTGACCGGCTGCCGGGGCATGCGGACCCTGGAAGGCTCGCTGGAGAAGCAAGGCCTGCTGATGCCGGTACAGGCGCACGGCACATGGCGTTGGGCCGCGGGCATCCACGTCGTCTGGCTGGTGATCGCCGGGATCCTCGCCCTGGCGTCGGCCTTCACGGCGGACTCCGCCCTGGCTCGCTTCGTCCCTCCCACCCTGGTCGCCCTCGGGATCGTGCTGCGGGTGCTGTGCCGCCCCCGCGTCGGCCGGTTCACCGACCACGGGGCGCGGATGGACGACTACCTCTGGGTGGGATGCCCCTGGGTGGAGCAGCAGCCGGACCGCCATCCGGCGGGCATCGCGGGTGTCGTCGCCGCGTGGGGTCCGGGCCTGCTACGGGGCCCCCATGAGGAGTTCGGGAAGCAGTTGGAGAAGGCCGGCGAGTGGCGACCGTACAAGCCCTCGTCGTCCCGCTCTTCCGGCAGCGGCGGTTCGAGCTCGTCCACCGGCTACGGCTGCAGCACGGGCTGCTCCGGCAGCTCGTGTTCCAGCAGTTCCTGCTCCAGCTCGAGCTGCGGCGGAAGCAGCTGTTCCTGA
- a CDS encoding PP2C family protein-serine/threonine phosphatase → MMLAPGRDRPPEASRLPRRARRLVVAAYVLLAASVATDLATNPQWTLSPVLATAPVLASIGTRRARVPLTAGLLALALVPLLARADPEVSLAVHLTSGFTVLAITSVSTANVVLVATRERELLQSRSVAEAAQRTLLRPLPERIGTLRVAVRYLAAAAEARVGGDLYAALATPFGTRLIIGDVRGKGLSAVDAAADVLGTFREVAQVEADLATVARRIDAALGRRPPSEEFVTAALVGVPDDDGPAELVNCGHLPPLLLHAGTVTEVETPVPQPPLGLLHLIGGLCDGQGFVFERGDLLVLYTDGVTEARDASGVFYPLTERLARLPELVPDAMADRLVADLLSYAGGELSDDAALLVVRREQ, encoded by the coding sequence ATGATGCTCGCCCCAGGCCGGGACAGGCCGCCCGAGGCTTCGCGGCTTCCCCGCCGCGCGCGACGCCTCGTCGTGGCCGCCTATGTGCTTCTCGCCGCCTCCGTCGCGACGGACCTGGCCACGAATCCGCAATGGACGCTCTCCCCCGTGCTCGCCACGGCGCCCGTGCTCGCCAGCATCGGCACCCGCCGCGCCCGGGTCCCCCTGACGGCCGGGCTGCTCGCCCTGGCGCTCGTCCCCCTGCTCGCGCGGGCCGACCCGGAGGTGTCGCTCGCCGTCCATCTGACCTCGGGCTTCACCGTCCTGGCCATCACCTCGGTCAGCACAGCGAACGTCGTTCTCGTGGCGACGCGGGAGCGCGAACTGCTCCAGTCCCGTTCCGTGGCGGAGGCGGCGCAGCGCACCCTGCTGCGGCCGTTGCCGGAGCGGATCGGCACGCTACGGGTGGCGGTGCGGTATCTGGCGGCCGCGGCCGAGGCCCGGGTGGGCGGCGACCTCTACGCGGCCCTGGCCACGCCTTTCGGGACCCGGCTGATCATCGGTGACGTCCGGGGCAAGGGGTTGTCCGCCGTGGACGCCGCGGCCGATGTGCTGGGCACCTTCCGGGAGGTCGCCCAGGTCGAGGCGGATCTGGCCACGGTGGCACGCCGGATCGACGCCGCCCTGGGACGCCGCCCGCCCAGCGAGGAGTTCGTGACCGCCGCGCTGGTCGGGGTGCCGGACGACGACGGCCCGGCCGAGCTGGTGAACTGCGGCCACCTGCCGCCGCTGCTGCTGCACGCGGGGACGGTGACCGAGGTGGAGACGCCCGTTCCGCAGCCGCCGCTGGGTCTGCTCCATCTGATCGGCGGCCTCTGCGACGGGCAGGGGTTCGTCTTCGAGCGGGGTGATCTGCTGGTGCTGTACACCGACGGCGTGACCGAGGCCCGCGACGCGTCCGGCGTCTTCTACCCCCTGACCGAGCGGCTCGCCCGACTGCCGGAGCTGGTCCCGGACGCGATGGCGGACCGTCTCGTGGCCGATCTGCTCAGCTACGCGGGCGGGGAACTGTCGGATGACGCCGCCCTGCTGGTCGTGCGGCGCGAGCAGTGA
- a CDS encoding thioesterase II family protein — protein sequence MTDNKINNIIRPRPVQDPELRLFALHHAGGSHVPFRSWARLLPPEWELCLVDAPGRVARPGPPCRGAAELAERFLDDFRPLMDRPYALFGHSMGAIAAYESALAAHERGLPLPQWLGLSAISAPEHHPRGTRRFALPDDGLREAVLRLGGTPREVLEDPDLWAFFSPIMRADFELAETWRPRRDAPALPIPLSVFVADGDAGVPLSRTEGWAATSTRFLGTRVFSGGHFYFQPDPAALVEAVVADIRAAAPVH from the coding sequence ATGACCGACAACAAGATCAACAACATCATCCGCCCCCGGCCCGTCCAGGACCCCGAGTTGCGCCTCTTCGCCCTGCACCACGCCGGCGGCTCGCACGTGCCGTTCCGGAGCTGGGCCCGGTTGCTGCCGCCCGAGTGGGAACTGTGCCTGGTCGACGCGCCCGGCCGGGTCGCCCGCCCCGGCCCGCCCTGCCGCGGCGCGGCGGAGCTGGCCGAGCGGTTCCTCGACGACTTCCGGCCCCTGATGGACCGTCCGTACGCCCTCTTCGGCCACAGCATGGGCGCGATCGCCGCGTACGAGAGCGCCCTCGCCGCGCACGAGCGCGGACTTCCGCTGCCGCAGTGGCTGGGTCTCTCGGCGATCAGCGCCCCCGAGCACCACCCCCGGGGGACCCGGCGCTTCGCCCTTCCCGACGACGGACTGCGCGAAGCGGTGCTGCGGTTGGGCGGCACACCGCGCGAGGTGCTGGAGGACCCCGACCTCTGGGCGTTCTTCTCGCCGATCATGCGGGCCGACTTCGAACTCGCGGAGACCTGGCGGCCGCGCCGCGACGCCCCCGCCCTGCCGATCCCGCTGTCGGTGTTCGTCGCGGACGGCGACGCGGGCGTCCCGCTGTCGCGCACGGAGGGCTGGGCGGCCACCAGCACGCGCTTCCTGGGCACCCGGGTGTTCAGCGGGGGCCACTTCTACTTCCAGCCCGATCCGGCCGCCCTCGTCGAGGCCGTCGTGGCGGACATCCGGGCGGCGGCCCCCGTCCACTGA
- a CDS encoding polysaccharide deacetylase family protein: MLLTLDDWSVEDPDRAVRAGSFLRGRGVRAAFFLVNHHAERHPHIAVTLRRQGHWVGNHSYSHPHLPALSEKAAREEIRSGLRSTLLRPPFGDYGPRETALAAELGYRICTWTLDTLDWEKTGGQFPGPEVLRARVRQAPAAAKRSGVVLGHLFTRFPDALPGIVDDLHDQGYGLCRNGGPTTASIPDPLDC; the protein is encoded by the coding sequence GTGCTGCTGACGCTGGACGACTGGTCCGTCGAGGACCCGGACCGGGCCGTGCGGGCCGGGAGCTTCCTGCGGGGGCGCGGCGTCCGCGCCGCGTTCTTCCTCGTCAACCATCACGCCGAGCGCCATCCGCACATTGCCGTCACCCTGCGGCGCCAGGGCCACTGGGTCGGCAATCACTCCTACTCCCACCCCCATCTGCCCGCCCTGAGCGAGAAGGCGGCCCGCGAGGAGATCCGCAGCGGGCTGCGGAGCACCTTGCTGCGACCGCCGTTCGGTGACTACGGGCCGCGCGAGACGGCACTCGCGGCGGAGCTCGGCTACCGGATCTGCACCTGGACCCTGGACACCCTGGACTGGGAGAAGACCGGTGGGCAGTTCCCGGGCCCGGAGGTCCTGCGGGCCCGGGTGCGGCAGGCGCCGGCGGCGGCCAAGCGCAGCGGAGTCGTCCTGGGGCATCTCTTCACCCGTTTCCCCGACGCCCTGCCCGGGATCGTCGACGACCTCCACGACCAGGGCTACGGGCTGTGCCGGAACGGCGGCCCCACCACGGCGAGCATCCCGGACCCCCTGGACTGCTGA